The DNA window AATGCTTCCACAGTAAATGTTGGCTGTGGGAGCCACATTGTTCTCATTGTGTACTGATAAAATagtatttaaaggaatacttcacccacagaatgaccatttgtatatcagttagtcCTGTTGCGTTACCTAGAATTCATAaggaaaagtttgtttttcttgcacgcCTTCACGGAAAACAGTGAATATTTTGATTGATTGGGGGCCACATACACAACTCcagcagtataatccaagtcttatttatctaGTTGAATGCTCAGTATTTCCTGAACACATGCATTTattctaaaaacaaacaacgtAGTATTAGAGTCTTGTTTTGAGGAGAGCGTAACTCTGTTTCACTCTAAGTTCAGTTATTGACTGTAAGGTTTTAGTACGTTtgaattgttttgttgttacATTATCTTGTTTGGGGTTGCGAGGGGGCTGGAGCCGATCCCAGcagacattgggcgagaggcagggtacactctggacaggtcaccagactatcacagggctgacacatagagacagacaaccattcacactcacattcacacctacagaaagtttagagtcacaaattaacctgcatgtctttggactgtgggaggaagctggagtacccagagaaaacccatgctggcATGGAGAGAACATGCACAGAAGAGCTcctccaccctgggtttgaacctgACAATGCTAAGcgctgcaccaccgtgccgcccacgaGGTCCCCAGTCGACAATAAATCAGtatgtttgccattttctgtgaaggcatgtgagaaaagcaaagttttcttcacaaatgtATTGTCTCACAGCATGACTAATCGATATataaatagtcattttgtgggtggtattcctttaatgtgtaCATTTTGTTCAAAATGATATGAGAGTCGACTCAGTTGTTGGATAGTAACTGTATGTCTTATTCGTAACATTCATTCCCCCCAAACTCTGTCATAAATCTTGTTTCTACATCAGCCATTTTATTaaattgaaatataaaatacagtcaCTGTTAGTCCCCCTGTGTCAACGCAGCCGAATGCTTTACATGGACAATGGAGTAAACTTGTTGTGTACTGTGAATTTTGATGtgtgacaaacagaaaagaaacagcaataaactgCTGGGAAGAGTTTAATCACTCGAAAAGGTCTGCAAACATTTTAGTCATGTTTTCTTTGCGTCTTTCCTTTTTCTGATGCTCTCTTAGAGGCTGAGGAAAGCTTTCAGTTTGCTGACCTTGGATGATGAATTGTTGTGCTGTAGGGAAGAAACAAAGAGCAGTCTGTAGAAAGAGAGCGTGACTCACTCTCAATGACGTTCATGTTGAGCATTGACATTTACTGACAATTAATACATACCGTTTATACATAAATCTCATGCGAAACATTGTCTTCAAAGATCATTGAGTTGGGTTATGTAACAACACAAATGCATTTCATGTGCTCCTGCAACATTCAGTTATCCAAAAAGCctttaataaaatacataaatatccCTACCTGGCCTACAGTAAACAGCGCTCAATGCTTAGATGCCGATGTCTACAAATATAAGAGGCATCACAGCAGGAGGCAATAATCTCACGCAAAGTAAGGAGTGTTTCAAGTCCAAAAAGAGTGCGTTCAAGTTACAGAGGATCTGAGAGAAACACCTGATGTTGACCTGTCCACGTAAAGCAGGATCAAATGCTGATTGGTCTCATACTGACAAGAGTAAGAGGGTTGTGGGATTCATCCCGCCTCGTCTGGTGCAAAGTGGACATACTGCAGCAGAGGTGTCCTGGAGATCAGCATCTGTCCCACCATCACTGTCCCGTGAACACCTCACATCAGACAACCTTACTGCTGCTATTTCCTTTGTATCTGAAGTCAGGCATGCTCCACACCCTCTGCGACCTCTCCATGCCCCTCTCCACATCCTCTGACACGGTTTTGAGGTCGCTCAGCCCCGCCCCCTCGGCCACGGGGGTCGTCAGGCCCACCGTGCTTCCGAACGGGTTGATCTTGATACGGGATCTGAAGTTAATGAGAGACATGCTCATGGCACGTTTGTTGTTCCACTGGCGGGCAAGCCGCtgggcctcctcctcctcctttgaGTGATCCAAAGCCTCAAGGAGGACAGAACGAAACAGGCCGGACACCTCCTGCACCTCGGGTTCGTTGGTCTGCATTATCTCCCTGAACCTGtaaggcacaaaaacatggCCAGTGAGCTGACTGTTGCACAGATAATAATGAAGACCTGAAAACAGACTTTGGTCATCAGTGGAGTAACTTTACCACCCCTGGAAATCTTGTTTTTGCTGACCTCCAGTGGTTTAACCTCAAAACTTGCCGCAGTGATGTACACGTGCACTCAAGGATACTGTGACATTCCTGCTGGGTGGTGTTACAGGTGCAACAAAGCACACTTTGGATCACACTCACCCTCATCCATCAGTGTCATTAGAGGTGAAACAGAAGACAGCGTCTAAACAAGCTGCAACGTAATCCTGTGGGCATTTGTGCACTCactttacatccactaaaagtgctttttttgccactgacaggctcagattgaaattttaagtgtctggcaacattatagaaaggatccctacagtgAAAGACCTTTtagttaaagagtaagatcctttttgtttcaccagGAACAGCTCCAAATGTGCGTATCCATGTGTATATAATGTTGCAATATTGGAAGTAtatattaaacatggcttcaGTTTCatattatgaagtaaatgtaaGCTCTTTTTTCTACTTTGACTACAAGCTGATGTCAGTTCGTGCTGGATTTCTTTGTATGGttatctgctccaggcacgctatTGCAAGTGTTTATATGATGTAGCCTACACCGCTAAAGACACAGGTGCTAAAATGGAGGCTTTATCTCAATGCCTGATTTCACATCTATGTTTCCCTCACTCGCGTCTCTTCCTCACATCTTAGCTCCACCCTCATAAGACATGGGGGAGAGATGCGAGGAGAGAAGAAGCAAGGAAATAAGCCTTAAGAGAAATTAGCCATCTTGTCCTCTGAAGCATAACGTGAAGCCAAGGCCGTAACTACCATTGAGGACACCGAGGTCATGACCTCGGTATTTTTTCCCAacctaaatgaatgaataaaatgaaaataaaaataaaccatttcattTGTGCGGTAAAAGTACGTGGGAGGACCAATGGAAGGTGATTGAGTGACTCTCTCTTCTCTATAATAACAATTAAATTCTCGTACTCTTGTTTGATCGAcgcagctttcatacagctttgcacacacattattcttagATGGATTTCTcacgaatgcagggtcgcacagaaatgccacacttctcatatgaaagtgcaggaccagagctttccgaggataccacacacatcattgtgctgtcatcccatcacgctataaatacagatcaattgtctacaaaataaaaacctgacgaatttctttacaatccattatacagatcttgttgtcagtcacttcatatagtgaggaatatcgtatcttaccacatcttaggcttgcatgtgtttctccctgtctgtccacatttgtagtccagctttcaacatgcaaatatctccatattgtccagttgacactccatcaaactttgtatgacaagaccagcgcacttcacctttgcacacccagacaactgaggcctaatgcatgctgacagggccgtatcaccatatacattgagggggacacgtgcccccccaccaatgcccaaaatgccccccaatatataactgaaactgaaaaacaacaacaaaaaacgttCAGGTCAGGCcaaagagcagcacagagcacagagaagtaaGTCAAGATCATGTCGACAAGAAAAcgtccagaatttttttttcactgcaaagtggcaaatattatcttggaggagatcattgcacttggttgactatttttctattatcttagatgtaaatattgtatgtttatttcaaatgaaacacatttttgacttgtgaatgagtcaatggaatttcttgcaataatgaaaaaatactggcaatcacacctggcacaaaccacatgttttggacagctgtgaagtgacagaatgtcccagcatcatggttcttatattgccagattccagagagtctcccctcttcatatatggcagaatatgtcaacttccaacttgctatgctgagatacatgtaaaaatgtaagaatttagtaacacagatgttttttttcattgatataaaaatgaatataactgacaactgacagatgaagagaaGTACTTCCTGCTAAAGAATAAGTGGttcaaacataattataaatacccacaaacaaAGTTTGGTGAAAGGCAATTACGCTATAGTATGAAGTGGGAAGAGAAACATGATAAGATGGGATTAATCTAATATGATGTGTGTAGTTCTTTATAGATGTATTTGGCTGTCAAAGTACACCAGGTTGAAGGCTTTTGATATATAATTGACAAAAATTCTGACGAGTGTTTCCGACAGAGGGTGAATaaaggtgttccagcacagacagtttgaggaaaataacatttttttaacattaaagcatTAAGTTAAAATGTGATGTGACAATAAAGTGTACAAATCAATATTAAGtaatttaagaaaagaaaacataaaggcAACGCAACACAACTGCGTCAATGCACAGATATCAATATATTTGCATTATCAGGTGAACTGAAGAAAGAACCTTAAGGCGAGACgcaagatctttttttttttttttttaccgtttTTCTGGCCTCTTTGTAAAATAACACCCACAAAATATCGAGTGTTATAAAAGGCAGCCAGGATCACAGTCATCAGCCCCCCACCTGTGTGACCAGCAGCACACTCCTGCTAACCCCCCATTTACTCCTCCTCCTGCTAACAAGAGGTGCTGAGGCCTTAACAAGCCTTTAAATAGCCTGCTATTTGAGATGCTGCCTCCCAGTCAGTCCTGCTGGTTAACTGATGATTGGCCTACTTTcctccacacagacacaaacacacgtgtTAGCTCTGAGGACACACTTAGAGCCAGGATCATATTTATTATGTGTACCCACACCTTTAAACCATCACTGGTGTTGTAAGCAAAAGGCTTTAAtgtgacattatttaatttagTAAGTGGAAAAaaggctttatttatttaactgtgaATGAATGTAGCCCCACTGTCAACATGCAAGACTGAAAGCTGCCGTCCGTCTCAAATTGACAGATCGTTTAACCTTTAGTGGAGGTTTACATGAGATAACGACTCAATCAATGTTATTGACTGAGTATGAAAGGTCACTCTTCACCTTGGGAAAAAGCCTCCATCTCCTCTGTAAGTCTATAAGTCTGTGTTCATCTATTTATTCATACTTTAAATTCATCATGTCTTACAGATCCAGTCAATCATCTTCCCATCAAAGCTGCACGACTGTTTATTTACACAATACAGTGTGCTGGTTAATCAATACAGAAAATGAGTCCCATTTTGTCCTCTATGGTCCCTCTGTGAACCACACAGTGCTTTGTTTACCAAGATAAAATGAGAGATGGGCTAAAAAAGGCATGACACCTACATAAAAATGAACGGTTTGTCTCAAAACAGAGAGGCTGTCTTAATCATGTAACCAtctgactttttattttcctaaaaTAGCTGTCACAAAATAACAGTAACATTAAACATGTGTGAAATAGGAGACAGTTTGAATGCCAGTGTCAGTTTGATGCAGAATGCTGACGGCAGATGTcgctgatattttgttggtatTGAACTGTGTTGTGAAGCAACCGAGATCCAACGTCCTCCAAACATTTCGTGCCAGTGTTATCTTGACGTAGAATAACAACACTGAATCAACCCAACATCTGCAAAACATCATAATGGTAACGTCCACAGAATGTGAAATTCTAACATGGTTAGACATTtaggttcccaactggtccagccacagggtccagatttctccttagtcattagttcaaggtccccacagtttaatatattcatcGTCATACTtgggtttggccatgttgttgagctagtttacTGTCTAGTCTACTACTCTAGTCTACTAGTCTACTGTTTAGTCtctcactttacagcaggaaacggcacttcaaaataaaagctcagtgCCAGAAATTCCCTGTTTTTAAAacttaagtgtgtttttttacaaacttgacactttTGCAAGTCACCTGCAGTCCATTCAGAGTAGACTGGCAACCCACAGTTGGGAACCACCAGTCTAGGAGAGATGCCCGCCAAGCTGCAAACCATGGttggagaccaacaaacaatgaAACCGACTGTTTGTAGCGAGTCATTGCTCTTTTTTTCCAGCCGGGTTAGTGCCATAAAAAAAGGGTTATTctttactgagacatggctacttttccagcagggattgtgccctTAAACCTgagcattttaagccaaaacatgaactTTTCCAAACCATGACTAGTTTCTTTTTATGCCTAAACCACACGTTACCCAAAGCATTGTTGAAATACAAAGTTTTAACACAATTGCTACATATTAACATGTAAATCGaacacatctgtggtttgcagaaatgtacaatgccaacactttctCTGGTGATTgggtggttcccaactggtccagccatggagtccagatttctctttagtcattaggtcaaggtccacacagtttaaaatatttagcGTTATACTTGTGTTTGGACATGTTGTCGatttagtttgctgtctctgttaagtagctgtctgttagtcactctacagcaggaaacaccacttcaaaataaaagctctgtgcaggATGTTCACTATATTGGGTCTGCTCTAGATTGGTTTTCCTCATATCTCACTGATAGGAGTTTTTCAGTTGCTGCTGGCCAATTTATGTTGGACGCAGCGCCGTTATCATGTGGTGTCCCGCAGGGTTCTGTTCTGGGTCCCATGTTATTTTCCCTGTATATGCTGCCTCTTGGACAGATTATTAGTCAGTACAGCGGAatcttttatcatttttatgctAATGATATTCAGCTATACTGCTCTTTTAAAACTGATGAGTCCAGTTTGGATGCTATTAAAAGCTGGATGTCTGACAACTACACCTCCAGTTAAGACAGAATCATTTATAATTGCCCCGGATCACTCCATTCCTGTCATTAAGCATTCTTTGGGGCCTTTCAGTGCTCATGCTCAACGTACCATCAGAAATATAGGTGTCAGTCTTGATCAGTCCTTGTCCCTAGACAGTCATGTCAGTCAGCTTAAcagctcttgttttttccaTTTGAGGAATATTGCTAAATTAAGATCTGTGGTGACCAGAGTTGAGATGGAAGTGattattcatgcttttatttcct is part of the Epinephelus fuscoguttatus linkage group LG11, E.fuscoguttatus.final_Chr_v1 genome and encodes:
- the rd3 gene encoding protein RD3, producing the protein MASWFSWNEPPHRSPQRDPADVVTDTLMLEFSWQLKEAERLQRERENEYRRLKTGVDYSWLASTPRSSYNISTGERLGLEELCSKLPPPCCGLVILKFREIMQTNEPEVQEVSGLFRSVLLEALDHSKEEEEAQRLARQWNNKRAMSMSLINFRSRIKINPFGSTVGLTTPVAEGAGLSDLKTVSEDVERGMERSQRVWSMPDFRYKGNSSSKVV